TCGGGCAACGACACGCTGGACGGCGGCGACGGGGCCGACACGCTCATCGGCGGTGCCGGCAGCGACAGCCTCATCGGCGGTGCGGGCAACGACACGCTGGACGGCGGCACGGGCAACGACACGCTGACCGGCGGGGCCGGCAACGACACCTATGTGGTGGATTCTGCGGGCGACGTGATCGTGGAGGCGGCGGGCGGCGGCACCGACACGGTGCGCACCACCCGCGCGACCTACACGCTCGGCGCCGAACTGGAGAACCTCACCTTCATCGGCACCGGATCGTTCACCGGCACGGGCAATGCGGCGAACAACGTCATCACCGGCGGGGCCGGCAACGACACGCTGGACGGCGGGGCGGGCAACGACACCCTGATCGGCGGGCTGGGCAACGACACCTATGTGGTGGACACGGGCGACAGCGTCTCGGAAGCCGCCGACGGGGGGACGGACCTGGTGAAGACGGCGCTCGCCGCCTACACGCTCGGCAACAATGTGGAGAACCTGACCTATACCGGGACGGCGGCCTTCACCGGCACGGGCAACACCCTCGCCAACACGCTGAAGGGCGGCGCGGGCCATGACGTGCTCTCCGGCGGGTCGGGGAACGACACGCTCTATGGCCTCACCGGCAACGACACGCTGGACGGCGGCTCGGGTGCGGACACGCTGATCGGCGGCTCGGGGGACGACACCTATGTGGTGGACAATTCCGGGGACGTGGTGAGCGAATATGCGGTCGGCGGCACCGACACGGTGCGCACGGCGCTCGCCACCTACACGCTGGCGGGCGAGGTGGAGAATTTGACGTTCACCGGCAGCGCGGGCTTCACCGGCACGGGCAACAGCCTTGGGAGCGTGATCACGGGCGGTTCGGGCAACGACACGCTGGACGGCAAGGCGGGCAACGACACGCTCATCGGCGGTTCGGGCAACGACACCTATGTGGTGGACGCGGCGGGCGACGTGGTGGTGGAGGCGGCCGGGGGCGGCACGGCGGACCAGGTGCGCACGGGCCTGTCGGCCTACACGCTCGGGGCCGAGGTGGAGAACCTGACCTATACGGGCACGACGGACTTCGCCGGCACGGGCAACGGCCTCGCCAACACGCTGAAGGGCGGCACGGGCCATGACGTGCTCACGGGCGGCGCGGGCAACGACACGCTCTATGGCCTGTCCGGCAACGACACGCTGGACGGCGGCACGGGCGCGGACACGCTGATCGGCGGTTCGGGCAACGACACCTATCTGGTGGACAGCGCGCTGGACGTGATCACCGAATATTCCGGCGGGGGAACGGACACGGCGCTCTCCACGGCGTCGAGCTTCACGCTGGCGGCGGAGGTGGAGAACCTGACCTTCGCCGGGGCCGGGGACTTCACCGGCACGGGCAATGCCGCGGCCAACGTCATCACCGGCGGCTCGGGCAACGACCTGCTGAACGGGGCGGCCGGCAACGACACGCTGATCGGCGGGCTCGGCGCGGATGCGCTCACCGGCGGGACCGGGGCGGACGTGTTCGTCTACACGGATGCGGCGCAGTCGGGCGCGGGCCTGTTCGACACCATCGCCGACTTCTCGGCGGGCGAGGGCGATTTGATCGACCTGTCGGCGATCGACGCCAACGCCGTGGGCGGCACGGCGGACGACGCCTTCATCTATGTGGGCGCGGCCGCCTTCTCCGGCACGGCGGGGGAACTGCGCTTCTCCGGCGGCCAGCTCCAGGGCGACACCAACGGCGACGGCACCGCCGACCTCCTCATCGCCCTCAACAACACAACCACCCTCTCCGCCGGGAGCATCAGGCTCTGAAGGCACTGGGCGGCAGAATCCACTAACCGGGCTGCGATGGTCGTCGCGGCCGATGCTTGGCTCAGGCGGTATTGCGCAAGATGATGGCGGCGACGGATTGAGGAGAGCGCCGCCGATGAAGGACTGGCTCGCACGCGTCTGGGTGAGCGGCGCGGGCTTCATGGCCGGCGCCCTGCTGCTGGTTGCCCCGCTGGTGGCGGGGGCGGGCTGGGGCGTCCTCGCCATCTTCCTCGCCTCGCCGGTCTACATGCTCCACCAGATCGAGGAGCACGCCGGGGACCGCTTCCGCTCGTATGTGAACAGGGTGGTGTTCGGCGGAGCCGAGGCGCTCACGGTCGGCGACGTGTTGTGGATCAACCTGCCCGGAGTGTGGGGCCTCAACCTTCTGGCGCTCTACGCCGCCTGGCTCGCCGGCCCCGGCTGGGGCCTCGCGGCCGCCTATCTCATCCTGGTGAACGGGATCGCACATCTCGGCATGGCGGCGCGCTTTCGCAGCTACAATCCGGGCCTTGCGACAGGCGCCCTGATCTTCATCCCCTTCGGCCTCTCCACCGCAATGGCGGTGCCGGCCAGCGCCGCGCAGCACCTGCTCGCGCTCGCCATCGCCATCGCGGTCCACCTGGCGATCATGGTGCGGGTGCGCCGGAATGTCGCCCGTGCCCGCGCGCGGGGCGGATGACGGGTGCTGCGACGCGCGAGACGGAAGAGGTGGTGAGCCCGTCGGGATTCGAACCCGAGACCCCATGATTAAAAGTCACGTGCTCTACCGGCTGAGCTACGGGCTCACTTGACGCGTTGGTTAGGGTGCGAAGGCGGCGGGGTCAAGGCCGGGAGGGCGGGATGTCCCGGCATTTCAGCGGGGAGCGGCGCGGGCGGGGCATTGACCGGGCCGGACGGCTTCCGCACCATGGCCGTCCCATTGCTTCTGGAATTGCCATGCCGGTCAACAACCACATCGCCGCCCGCGCCGAAGAAATCGCGGCCTGGCGGCAGGATTTCCACCGCCATCCCGAGCTGATGTACGACCTGGACCGCACCAGCGCCTCGGTGGCGGAGAAACTGCGCGCCTTCGGCTGCGACGAGGTCATCACCGGCATCGGCCGCACCGGCGTGGTGGGAATCGTGCGTGGCAAGGGAGATGGCCCGCTCATCGGCCTGCGCGCCGACATGGACGCGCTGCCCATTCTGGAGAAGACCGGCGCCGCCTATGCCTCTGAAACCCCCGGCAAGATGCACGCCTGCGGCCATGACGGCCACACCGCCATGCTGCTCGGCGCCGCGCAGCATCTGGCGGAGACGCGGGCCTTTTCCGGCACGGCGGTGCTCATCTTCCAGCCGGCGGAAGAGGGGGGAGCCGGGGCCAAGGCCATGATCGACGATGGCCTGTTCACGCGCTTCCCGGTCCGCGAGGTCTACGGCATGCACAATCTGCCGGGGCTGGACGTGGGCCGCTTCGCCATGCGGCCGGGCGGCATCATGGCCTCCGCCGACCATATCGAGATCGTGGTGGACGGGCGCGGCGCCCATGCGGCGCGGCCCAACCAGGGCGTGGACGTGGTGCTCACCGGCGCCGCCATCGTGATGGCGCTGCAGCAGATCGTCTCGCGCAATGTGGATCCGCTGGAGGCGGCGGTGGTCTCCATCGCCATGTTCCACGCGGGCGAGGCGGACAACGTGCTGCCCCCTTCGGCCACCCTCGTGGGCACTGCCCGCACGCTCGATCAGGGTGTCCGCGCGCAGCTGCGCGAGCGCATCCGGCAGGTGGCCGAGGGCGTCGCGGCAGCCTATGGCGCCACCGCGACGGTGAGCTTCAAGGAAGGCTATCCGGTCACCAGCAACCACGCCGATCAGGTGGCCTTCGCCGCCGAAGTGGCGAGCGAGGTGGCCGGCGCTTCGGAAGTGGACGCAGCCGCACCGCCGCTGATGGCGGCCGAGGACTTCGCCTACATGTTGGAAGAGAAGCCCGGCGCCTACATCTTCATCGGCAATGGCCCGTCCGCCGGACTGCATCATCCGCAGTATAATTTCGACGATGCGGCCATTCCCTATGGCGCATCCTACTGGGTGCGGCTGGTGGAGCGGGCGCTGCCGCTCACGGCGTAAGGCCTCCAAGCCCGCGCGGCGCCTGAGCGAGGCAAAGCGCCCGCGCGGCGCCTGAGCGAGGCAGCGCTACGCCTTCACCAGCACGAAGGTTAGGAGGCCGGTCTCGACCTCCTGTTTTTCGAGCACCGCGCCCGTCTCGTGCGCGAGATGGGGGATGTCGATCACCGCCATGGGGTCCGTGCAGGTGACGACGAGCCGCGTGCCCGCCGCCGACTGCGCCAGCGCCTTGCGGGTGCGCAGGGCGGGCAGGGGGCATTTCAGCCCCTTCAGATCCAGCGCGACGGTGACGGCGGCCGCCTTCAAGCCACAGCCTCCGCGATCTGGTCCTTCAGCCGGCCGAGGCTCTCCTCGCGCCCGAGCACGCTCAGCACATCGAACACCGGCGGGGAGGTGGACTTGCCGGTGAGCGCGGCGCGCAGCGGCTGGGCGACGGCACCGAGCTTCACGCCCTGCGCCTCGGCAT
The nucleotide sequence above comes from Xanthobacter flavus. Encoded proteins:
- a CDS encoding HXXEE domain-containing protein, with protein sequence MKDWLARVWVSGAGFMAGALLLVAPLVAGAGWGVLAIFLASPVYMLHQIEEHAGDRFRSYVNRVVFGGAEALTVGDVLWINLPGVWGLNLLALYAAWLAGPGWGLAAAYLILVNGIAHLGMAARFRSYNPGLATGALIFIPFGLSTAMAVPASAAQHLLALAIAIAVHLAIMVRVRRNVARARARGG
- a CDS encoding M20 aminoacylase family protein — protein: MPVNNHIAARAEEIAAWRQDFHRHPELMYDLDRTSASVAEKLRAFGCDEVITGIGRTGVVGIVRGKGDGPLIGLRADMDALPILEKTGAAYASETPGKMHACGHDGHTAMLLGAAQHLAETRAFSGTAVLIFQPAEEGGAGAKAMIDDGLFTRFPVREVYGMHNLPGLDVGRFAMRPGGIMASADHIEIVVDGRGAHAARPNQGVDVVLTGAAIVMALQQIVSRNVDPLEAAVVSIAMFHAGEADNVLPPSATLVGTARTLDQGVRAQLRERIRQVAEGVAAAYGATATVSFKEGYPVTSNHADQVAFAAEVASEVAGASEVDAAAPPLMAAEDFAYMLEEKPGAYIFIGNGPSAGLHHPQYNFDDAAIPYGASYWVRLVERALPLTA
- a CDS encoding sulfurtransferase TusA family protein, whose product is MKAAAVTVALDLKGLKCPLPALRTRKALAQSAAGTRLVVTCTDPMAVIDIPHLAHETGAVLEKQEVETGLLTFVLVKA